From the Fusarium keratoplasticum isolate Fu6.1 chromosome 14, whole genome shotgun sequence genome, the window GCGATCCTGTCGCAGGTACCGATGGAGCCATGAGGATCAAATGAGCGCTTGATTTTCTATCGAAAGGAGCGACGAAAGTCGGTCTCTTATACCTGTGTTCAGTCTGCCGATCTCATAGGCAGCAGGCTGTTGCCTGGCGTTAATGATGGTGTGGCGTTCACGTTGACCGTGAAGCTATTCACGATCGTTGtgatccttgcccttgacagATCCTTCTACTACACTCTCCCCGTAGTTCACTCGTAAGGCCGGCTAATGCACTCCCACTCACAAGGGTTATTATTCCCATCGTGCTATGCTTCATATCATCACATCTCGCTTCGTGAATCGAACCATGTGCCATCCGGTGGCGCGCGCAACACCCGGCACTTGGTGCTCCTCATCTTGCTGCGTCGCGGGGTCTGGTCCTGGGGCTTCGAACCCTTCATAAGAGGCCCTTGCACAGTGAGCGCTGCCGCCGACTGCCTACCCGTGGCCGTTACGTCACCCTCTCTCTGCCGGGACTCGATCCCTCCAATCATGGCAAGCTTCATGTCAAGTTATCACCATGTGCTGGCCCTCGGGCACTTTTTGCACACGTCTCCGGCTGGGATGGTGCAATCTGGTGGACTACAACAAGTGCCTTTGGGCTTGTTCATGCTTCTGGACGATGCCACCCGTGGTTCTTATCTCAGACCGTTTTATGCGCTGTGCCGGATGCAAAGAAACACGACTAGCCCAAACCAGGCTACTGCCATGCGCTATAATGTGAAGGATTCGCTGTCGGACGCCCGGGATCCTGTTCAGGGACCATCCCCGCGAGGCCGACGATTGTTCGGAGAGAGCAGCGCCAACATCTCCCGTGCCCGAAAAGCTGGTAGCAAGATCATGATGGCATGCCACATGGCGCTCATTTCGAGTTACAGTGGTGCACAACGGACAGTGGCGTTCGCCACAGATGGCCAGAACGACGGTTCCAGCCCCAACTGGCTGGCAGCTAATAAACGggaatcgtcgaggccgtccCCGGCCGCCCACAAAACGGCCAAGCAGAGCTTTAGCTTACCCGCCCCTcgtgaaggaggagggtggtcCGATATGCCTGGTGGGATGATCGACAGGTTTCGGGAGCATCTCAGGCGATCGGTACGGGATCCATTGGCCCAGACTCAGCCTCATTAACCGATGTCGAGACAGCCCAATTATGATCATCGATTTATCACATTGCCGCGCCATTCACGGACGGCCTCGATAGATATAATGATGCGCGTCCGAGCTTTTTGCAACAAGTCGATTCCTTCTCTTTGTACGAAACCGCAGAATGGGTTCACTCGACAAGTCATCGACCTCGAAACCCTGGACAGCCCCCATCGACAGTGACACCCACTTTGGAATTCTCTACTGGGATCAGGACCAGCTTCAGGTGAGCCGCCTTTGGTTTGTTTTTGATGTAAGCCACTGCACGGCCCACGACCCCCGGTCTTGCCCCCGGTCTTGCCCCCGCCCCCCGGGAAAGAATGTCACTGGGGCCGTCTTGACCCCCTTGTTTCCTGGTGCCGCAGCCTCTCTTCAGCAGGCTGACATCAACTGCAGCAGATGACCCTTGAATCAACATCGTGGGAGTCGGGAATCTGGGATGCGGATGGATCATCAGGGTCTGAGTACTTCACCCAAGATGCTCTCTTGGCTTATGGGCTGTCTGATATCCTGACGGCCGatccctctcctctctccgGGGACGGCCCAGAAGGGGACTCGAGCAACGCTAGCTACAGCCTCAGCCCGGAGCAGACTCGCCTGGATGGCAGCCTTCATCCGGCAGACCACGGCACACCGGAAAGCCCAGCAGGTGAGGGCTCCAGACGCCCCGCTCGCCCAGATATCACGCTCAGGTCCGCTTCCAGGAAGCCAAAGAAGTCTGCTCGCCGCCGCAGACCAGCCGGTCCGACAAGGGAGGAGGCCAACGCCCGGGAGTGCCACAACATGGTCGAGAAGCAGTACCGAAGTCGACTCAAGGCACAGTTCGAGTCCCTGCTGGCCGTGCTGCCGGTGGCACAGCCCCTCGACCACACCGACCAGATTGCCGCGGTGAATCCAGGCCAGTGCTTCAGTAGAGGCCAGGTGCTGGACGCTGCGAGGGAGACCATCTTGAGACAGCAAAACGAAATTGAAACACTGACTGCAGGACGTGACCAGCTGGCAAGGGACTTGTCAACCTTGGAGCGGGTCATGCAGAGAGGCCCAAATTGAGATGTTGCTTGGACGAGTCAAAACTGCTTCTGGGGACAATTTTGGACTGGCTTGCAATGATATATACAGTCAGCGCGGCACTTTAGCTTGGTTCTACTGCTGCTTGGTGACGGCGGGAATAAAGGCCAATCCGATAGATATAATGAATGCTCAAGCATGGATCACTGGTTACAGTACCTTTTGTAGAATAATTAACGAGTTTCGTCAGTGCAATTCCTTGTCTGTATTTGGCTAGGGGAGCTACTGCGACTGGCTTGCGTCATCAACGTGGTTAAGGTTGCGGGACAAAGGGAAGAAGGTTACGAATCCGCGAGGACTGGCAACAACCCAGCCCCTCACAGGTCCCCTAGCGCTGAACCACTGCGCCGTaggctttttttctttttaatatttaatttttttttaaaggTTTTCTTAAACTAATTCTTGACTTACCATACGTGGCAGACAGGTGTCAGGATATGACCCACTCCTCCCGTTACTGGACTGCGTGTCGTCCTGGTCCGGCTTTTCGAGATTTGAATCGATTTGGAGCCTAGTCCAATTGCAAGCATTGTAATGGTCAGCCTGCATGGGGAAGCGTCCTGGGGGTGACATCGAGCGAATTCGAGCTCGTCACTACCCAATCGCCTCCATCTACTGCCCCGGATCCGCGAACTAGTGGGTCGAGCTTGCAGTAGCCAATAGCCGATAGGGAATGACGTGCACTTGATTCGATTGCcgcatcttggcctcgcgCTCCAGGTCTGCTATATCGTGATTTGCGACTCTCCCGCAACTGGTGGAACAGGTTACAATGATGGACTTGGGATTGCCTGGAATTAGCATGCGTATCTCGATTACCTGGAAAGTCTACGTAAGCCCAGGACCATGTCATCGAGTTCAGACTGGAACTGAAGGATGTGAATGACTCGTCCGGGCATTCTGAGGGAAAAgatagaaaaaaaaaaaaaacacaaaGGGAAACACaagagggaaagaaaaaTTTTTGCTTCCTCGGATCTCCCTTCCACCCTCCAAAATTCAAACCCTGGTCACAGCAGAGCTTGGATCGGTTCCCGGGCCGTGTCGTGCTCAAAGTACTGCTCCACTAGCAGCTCGGCAATACCGTTTTGGTGACATGTCTCTGATGGAATCTGAAATGTCGACTGGGCTCCCATTACACTCCCTGCCTTCTCCGTGACTTGTTCCCCCCTTGCCTTCCCATGGTGGATGGCTGGAGTCGAGCTGTGCGGAGCCAGGCCGTCGACGGTCCTTTGTGCTTCCCTCGCAATGTACTCCCGGATAAGCACGCAGTCGCAGTTTGTATGCTGCAACAGCTCTGTTCTCAGACGAagcacctcctccttcagcatGTGGAAGCAAGAGAAAAGGTGTCGGCTCTGGCTCTCCAGAGCTTCCTCCTTCGCG encodes:
- a CDS encoding BHLH domain-containing protein gives rise to the protein MGSLDKSSTSKPWTAPIDSDTHFGILYWDQDQLQQMTLESTSWESGIWDADGSSGSEYFTQDALLAYGLSDILTADPSPLSGDGPEGDSSNASYSLSPEQTRLDGSLHPADHGTPESPAGEGSRRPARPDITLRSASRKPKKSARRRRPAGPTREEANARECHNMVEKQYRSRLKAQFESLLAVLPVAQPLDHTDQIAAVNPGQCFSRGQVLDAARETILRQQNEIETLTAGRDQLARDLSTLERVMQRGPN